The DNA window ctttcgattggaacgagtgaaaatggtgaaaaatcatgttaagtgggccattcagagaatttttcaagattctaggggggttttggggtttttctgtggggggggggtaggggttttttggggggcttggggagcattttttgtttgtaatacaccaaaaaaataaaaaattcagaaagaatgcgaaaaattcgataggattcgatacttgacactctctctcagcttggactgtccacacgaaaaacggtctcaaactcgagaaactggaaaaaacggcCTTTTCTCCAGCTCTCCAGTCACAATTTACATCAATAGCTTAACAAAaggttttttcgtttttttttttttcgtaaaacccCCTCTAATGgagatatatttttaaattttttttaattataattattcattcatttattcctTTCATTATTAAACAAGTCACTTCATTCTGAACAATCATATACAAACTGTATACTTAGTACTAAAATACATGGCAttacagttaaaaaattaaataagggCCTTATATCTGCCTTCTGCATACACATCCGAACCACCCTCTGGTatttcttcaataaaacctAGTGGAGTTATTgaccgttaaaaaaaaattccgttttACCGTACGTCCTGACCAACTTTATTTGCGACGTGCGGTAatacggtatttttttttacggtcAATAACTCCATTAAGAGgggttttacgaaaaaaaaaaacgaaaataccATTTGTTAAGCTATTGATGAGCACTTTACGaaaccacaatttttttcggttcCGACAATTACCTAGGACAGCCACTGTGACGTCATATCTGAACACGTGCggtattttattcaaaaattgaactcccCGAAACTCGAGAACCACGCATCGTAGAGGATTTTGGTACGGGACTTTTCTGCTTGGTTTGAGCCAGGGAACAACCCCTGGAAGTTTGTCGTCACTTAGTTGTTACACCTTGTATACTGCTTAACGATCTAACCTGTTAAGTGACCAGGGTGTAAATTATGACTGGGGAGCTGGAGAAAAGgccgttttttccagtttctcgagtttgagaccgtttttcgtgtggacagtccaagctgagagagagtgtcaagtatcgaatcctatcgaatttttcgcattctttctgaattttttatttttttggtgtattacaaacaaaaaatgctccccaagccccccaaaaaaccctcccccccccccaaaaacccctaccccccccccccacagaaaAACCTactcctagtttttttttttttttttttttttttaaaaaaaaaaaaaactgacaaaaaccACTGAATCATGAAGATACTATTTAAGTATTGTGAAAGCTAAAGAGAATTGCCTGACGTGAAGTCAGGCAGGAGTCTTTCACTTTTCATTACTCTTTtcctgttttgttttgtttttttccagaccGATGGTTTCAGGAGGCAGAAATGACCAAgcagaaaattagaatttacaaACCGCCACCTAAATTTGATCCTCTGGGTCATCTGCCCTGGTATAGCCGATTTTATCATAGGAATAGCTCTAGCATATTAATTCTCACATCTTTAGCTTGCACGCTGTATGTATTTGAGAAGTTTATCATTGATTTGCGGAATGCACCAAACGCACCGACTGatctttggaaaatctcaaatgATGAAGTCTCCATTGCCAGAAGAAGATTACAAGCGCAACGAGTGAGACAACTTGAATTGTAAGTTTTGATCTAGATGGTCATataatatttttccaaaatcataCACAATCAAATCATCCATTCATTCATTAAAGCCgaaagttttaatttattattcctACCTCACAATGTGAAAATTATAAGAAGAGGCATACACTCACATCCCAATAAACTTCCTGATGTATAAAAGAAATGCAGTTGTGTTTGAGACATGGAAGCATTGGTATATAGCTTATACCTCAGACACATCGGTCCCAATTTTGATTTCATGACCCTTGAACACAATTGAATCggcgtatgcgaaaacgtcaaatgtccaagacagtgtttcagaatttgaatgAACAATTTCGTTATATCTGAAAGACATATTAATGGTTTAAGAAGTTAggaatgtagaacaattttataCATAATCCCCTGAGTATAATTCAACGTCTACAATATACATCGATCTTATTCATCAGTGTCGTGGGGCAAAAGGAATCActgaaattatgaaactttGTATTGGACAACAGACGTTTTCGCATGAGTCGATTCAGCCGGGTGTCGGAAGGCTCGGTGTTTTAAATACCTACCATGAGCtcaaggggggggagggggaaggcgagcacaaaaattcattttgatcaaaaacaAATCATCACACTTTAAAGTACCATTAAACGTGAGTTTAGATGCCAAAAATGAGGACTTTAGTTGATTACTATCATGCTTAACAATTTCAGTGTAATTTGCAAAAATCGCATGAATTAAAGGAGTGATTTTTCTCGCAATTGATGGGTTTAACTTTAGAATTTGTGTTGAGGCAAACTTTTTTGTAGGCTTCAAGCAGATGTCAATATGCAAGCTTTCCGCACTATTTAGTTTAGCCTCTGCCTTGACACTATTTTGGTTTAGATTTTCAGACAAAGCTATTTTTTAGCCCACTCTATCCAGTGGCCCCTTTCCCCTTAACACGTGGAAATGTCTGTCATCTTTCATTTTAGAGCCGTCACATTCACTTTAAGAATTTCCCAGGAACGGGAAGAGAAGATGAGTTGCATTTTCGTATTCTGCAACCATGAGAACCTGACCATTGATACCTCACTATGCACTTAAAGCTACATAGTTCAATGTTTAACCCTTGGACAGTAATTAAGGACCCCACACTAATAAGGGGCTATTCACGTATAAGCCATTATTGCTTCCATCGGCTTTTTAGATTCTCCGCACCTCAGACTATACTGTGAAATCGGTAAAATATTGATAGATAACGGctggaggtaaaaaaaaaaaacttttttctgagttaagtcaggcctctggattgATGGGTGGAAGAACGGCCTCTACAAGTGAATGCCATTCTTGCATCCTTCAACTTGGGATTTACGGTTCGCAGGCATCGCCGATAGCGAAATCATTAGGGATACTTGTGCTGCTGAAGCCGAAAATGACTCTAAACGTTCATTTCAGGAAACCTTAGATTGTTTATTCGGTATAATATCTTAACTGACAACGCATCAGTCTCGGCCGCGATGTGTGCCTAAGTATTCTTCGAAAAGAAACTTTTTACGGATGCTTCTTTTGCAATTTGTGTCAAAATATCACATACTTCAACCTGTTctttgcgatttcatcgcactGTTTCAGCATGATAGATATTGGCTAGAGCCCTCATTTTTGGAGTATTAACTGGCCTCTAGTAGTCCTTTAAAGCATGCTAAATAGTTTttgaatcaaaatattttctgtgcCCCCCCTGCCCCCCACATGCCCTTAAATGCAGAAAACACACAATTGCGGCCAATTACGAatcgtatatcgacggtgtaagtcggcaatcacataactcgtttgcggtgtctgaaaatctccgcctctattatattattttaaaggagaacaaattgacatcattcctcgaagttcatgaagaattttcttcgcttgTAGAAGAAAAAtccggcagttttaaagaattgccgttgagtagttttccctcttaaaaataaagtatgacggaaagtctgcgacgtcgcaaaccgagttatgtgattgccgacttacaccgtcgatatttcagtgattttatcgattttttaggggacttggcaaccacgcagaaagtaattttttgttttttaggaACCATTTATGTAAGTGAGTAGGGGAAAAGATTAGTTTTTCGAATGCAGGCGGTTTCCCCCATATTTGCAAGCCCACGGTTAGGCTGAATCGCTCGATTTGGTCAAAATCACGGcgattttcgccatttttttgTCCGACTTGCCAACCGTGTAAAAAATCAGGCCTTCAATTTACGAAGACTCTTTTTACACTGAACATGGAGATACAATAATTATTTTGCCAGGGAATGCTTTTATGTCTCCGTGGAGTCCTTACGAAGGTAGAAAATGGCGCAAgtgccgcgtaccggcgcttcgcgccggcatatgggaagggcttcgcccccccccccccccactatgGTGCGAAGATCGCAGAAGACTCTCTCGCTGAAGCATAGACACTTTTGCTGGAATATTTAAAAGAATACTGCCAGTTTCACAAAATCATGAAGTTCGATTGGAATTGGGATAAAACGATAATAGTTatgatatttttattcaaaccgatatgtgatgaatttaTACATTCAGAATCGACTAgtcgatattatgaggcatcttcaattaaataatcgattattgatacCTCCTAGTAAAGACGGAGATccttaaaaatcttagcttttctacgattcattaggatctattggattcattgacatcataatTTAGATACGATTATAtattactagccgttctggacgcgctttgcgcgtccgtcacggccaacCAGGGGGCTGCGCTCCTTGGTCCCCcaatcactcgctacgcgagggatattcggctcgctccgcgagccatttttctcagtgattggacatttgatcactaagatgtatacattttggagactctggactTGTGGAggtaaaaatgattttgtcacagaaccttgttgccggagcgtgccatcatttgcacatgaatagatgtgtgaagatgaagcgatgatggggatcgatcatttcttcaaaaacgcatttgactagggtcatcccatcgggtggcggaaaaagacaat is part of the Bemisia tabaci chromosome 1, PGI_BMITA_v3 genome and encodes:
- the LOC109031661 gene encoding uncharacterized protein, giving the protein MSVDPCKKFACKLQRCLEDRWFQEAEMTKQKIRIYKPPPKFDPLGHLPWYSRFYHRNSSSILILTSLACTLYVFEKFIIDLRNAPNAPTDLWKISNDEVSIARRRLQAQRVRQLELEESRKT